From Vigna unguiculata cultivar IT97K-499-35 chromosome 5, ASM411807v1, whole genome shotgun sequence, the proteins below share one genomic window:
- the LOC114183993 gene encoding uncharacterized protein LOC114183993: protein MTGEEVGGPAGPKLMRLVFFIGAGVICTTAINKWREYERNTIIQQQQQQQQQLVVETHNSSESVAAPKTLK, encoded by the exons ATGACCGGAGAAGAAGTAGGCGGCCCTGCCGGCCCCAAGCTCATGCGTCTCGTCTTCTTCATCGGCGCCGGAG TGATCTGCACCACCGCAATCAACAAGTGGCGTGAATACGAGAGGAACACCATCATCCAGCAACAACAGCAGCAGCAACAGCAACTAGTCGTGGAAACGCATAATTCGTCGGAATCTGTTGCTGCTCCCAAGACTCTCAAATAA
- the LOC114183023 gene encoding transcriptional regulator SUPERMAN-like, with amino-acid sequence MKRNNFMKDYANNNPSSKDFTHVVNCYKNHNQMAKELCNADQDYVNGFPWPPRSYTCSFCRKEFKSAQALGGHMNVHRRDRARLRQSPPTEGQAHMFNLNLDPSTTNPNHNSTSSWSLLPPSSSSSPTLKPVTCTLPLFVSPTPPSPSSEFKRWVVVDGILLNPLSTNTPEHSKSKIPESGEHDHAFAREDGCTVLKKGEILRMDLEIGLPRTYDLDLELRLGTTYS; translated from the coding sequence ATGAAGAGGAACAATTTCATGAAAGACTATGCCAACAATAACCCATCATCAAAAGACTTCACCCATGTTGTCAACTGCTACAAAAACCACAACCAGATGGCTAAAGAGTTGTGCAATGCAGATCAGGACTATGTCAATGGCTTCCCATGGCCTCCAAGATCATACACTTGTAGCTTCTGCAGGAAGGAGTTCAAGTCTGCTCAGGCTCTTGGTGGACACATGAATGTTCATAGGAGGGATAGAGCAAGGTTGAGGCAGTCACCCCCAACTGAAGGTCAAGCCCACATGTTCAACCTTAACCTTGACCCTTCCACAACAAACCCTAACCACAACTCAACCTCATCTTGGTCCTTGTTACCAccatcttcttcatcttcacctACTCTCAAACCTGTCACTTGCACATTACCCTTGTTTGTTTCTCCCACTCCTCCCTCACCTTCTTCTGAGTTCAAGAGATGGGTTGTTGTGGATGGCATTCTGTTAAACCCTTTGAGCACAAACACCCCAGAGCACTCTAAGTCAAAGATTCCAGAATCTGGAGAACATGATCATGCTTTTGCAAGAGAAGATGGGTGCACAGTGTTGAAGAAAGGAGAAATTCTGAGGATGGATTTGGAGATAGGTTTGCCTAGAACTTATGATTTAGATCTGGAGCTTCGTTTGGGTACTACTTACTCTTAG